A segment of the Halovivax limisalsi genome:
CGCGCTCGCGATCGTCGAGTTCGACGTCGACGGCCGATCGGTCCGCGCGATCGGCGGCGTCGCCGACGCCCCCGTCGAGAACGGCGATCCCGTCGAACCGATCCACGTCGACGAGTTGCGCGACCCGTCCGCCGGCATCAGGGCCGCCGAGAGCCAGTCCTGGGACGGTTTCCGGTTTCGACCCGTCGATCGGTGACGCTGCTCGCCGGATCGAACTTCCCAGGAACAGCGGGCCAGATAGGAGGCGAAACCGACTACTCCGCTCCGTCGGACGACTCCCCGGTCGAATCGGTATCGGCGTCGTCCGGCTCGTCCGCGTCGGCCTCGTTCGACTCGGCCGACG
Coding sequences within it:
- a CDS encoding OB-fold domain-containing protein; its protein translation is MEATLYDDGTIEYPGHPVGPGGAEPSETVDLAAYPARVLTWTTSTATPPGVREPNALAIVEFDVDGRSVRAIGGVADAPVENGDPVEPIHVDELRDPSAGIRAAESQSWDGFRFRPVDR